One Peromyscus leucopus breed LL Stock chromosome 20, UCI_PerLeu_2.1, whole genome shotgun sequence genomic region harbors:
- the Odf1 gene encoding outer dense fiber protein 1 isoform X2, giving the protein MAALSCLLDSVRRDIKKVDRELRQLRCIDELSSRCLCDLYMHPYCCCDLHPYPYCLCYSKRSRSCGLCDLYYPCCLCDYKLYCLRPSLRSLERLRRTTNRILASSCCSSNILGSVNVCGFEPDQVKVRVKDGKVCVSAERENRYDCLGSKKYSYMNICKEFSLPPCVDEKDVTYSYGLGSCVKIESPCYPCTSPCNPCNPCSPCGPCGPCGPCGPCGPCGPCDPCNPCYPCGSRFSCRKMIL; this is encoded by the exons ATGGCTGCACTGAGTTGTCTTTTGGACAGTGTTAGGAGGGACATAAAGAAGGTGGACAGAGAATTAAGGCAATTGAGATGTATCGACGAACTCAGCTCCCGCTGCCTGTGTGACTTATACATGCATCCGTACTGCTGCTGTGACCTGCACCCCTACCCCTACTGCCTCTGCTACTCCAAGCGGTCCCGCTCCTGCGGCCTGTGCGACCTCTACTACCCCTGCTGCCTGTGTGACTACAAGCTCTACTGCCTTCGCCCGTCACTCCGCAGCTTAGAGAG actcagaaggacgaCCAACAGAATTCTGGCCTCCTCTTGCTGCAGCAGCAACATTTTAGGGTCAGTGAACGTGTGCGGCTTTGAGCCTGATCAAGTCAAGGTGCGAGTGAAGGATGGCAAAGTCTGTGTGTCAGCCGAGAGGGAGAACAGGTATGATTGCCTCGGATCCAAAAAGTACAGTTACATGAACATCTGCAAGGAGTTCAGCTTGCCGCCATGTGTGGATGAGAAAGACGTGACCTACTCCTACGGGCTCGGCAGCTGCGTCAAGATCGAGTCTCCATGCTACCCTTGCACGTCTCCCTGCAACCCCTGCAACCCCTGCAGCCCCTGTGGCCCCTGCGGGCCCTGTGGCCCCTGCGGCCCCTGTGGGCCCTGCGGCCCCTGTGACCCCTGTAACCCCTGCTACCCCTGTGGAAGCCGATTCTCCTGTAGGAAGATGATCTTGTAA
- the Odf1 gene encoding outer dense fiber protein 1 isoform X1, producing MAALSCLLDSVRRDIKKVDRELRQLRCIDELSSRCLCDLYMHPYCCCDLHPYPYCLCYSKRSRSCGLCDLYYPCCLCDYKLYCLRPSLRSLERKAIRALEDEKRALAKLRRTTNRILASSCCSSNILGSVNVCGFEPDQVKVRVKDGKVCVSAERENRYDCLGSKKYSYMNICKEFSLPPCVDEKDVTYSYGLGSCVKIESPCYPCTSPCNPCNPCSPCGPCGPCGPCGPCGPCGPCDPCNPCYPCGSRFSCRKMIL from the exons ATGGCTGCACTGAGTTGTCTTTTGGACAGTGTTAGGAGGGACATAAAGAAGGTGGACAGAGAATTAAGGCAATTGAGATGTATCGACGAACTCAGCTCCCGCTGCCTGTGTGACTTATACATGCATCCGTACTGCTGCTGTGACCTGCACCCCTACCCCTACTGCCTCTGCTACTCCAAGCGGTCCCGCTCCTGCGGCCTGTGCGACCTCTACTACCCCTGCTGCCTGTGTGACTACAAGCTCTACTGCCTTCGCCCGTCACTCCGCAGCTTAGAGAGGAAAGCTATCCGCGCCCTTGAGGATGAGAAAAGAGCGTTGGCCAA actcagaaggacgaCCAACAGAATTCTGGCCTCCTCTTGCTGCAGCAGCAACATTTTAGGGTCAGTGAACGTGTGCGGCTTTGAGCCTGATCAAGTCAAGGTGCGAGTGAAGGATGGCAAAGTCTGTGTGTCAGCCGAGAGGGAGAACAGGTATGATTGCCTCGGATCCAAAAAGTACAGTTACATGAACATCTGCAAGGAGTTCAGCTTGCCGCCATGTGTGGATGAGAAAGACGTGACCTACTCCTACGGGCTCGGCAGCTGCGTCAAGATCGAGTCTCCATGCTACCCTTGCACGTCTCCCTGCAACCCCTGCAACCCCTGCAGCCCCTGTGGCCCCTGCGGGCCCTGTGGCCCCTGCGGCCCCTGTGGGCCCTGCGGCCCCTGTGACCCCTGTAACCCCTGCTACCCCTGTGGAAGCCGATTCTCCTGTAGGAAGATGATCTTGTAA